The following are from one region of the Streptomyces decoyicus genome:
- a CDS encoding MFS transporter yields the protein MGREQWKKIWVGSAGNMVEWFDWFVYASFAVYFADSFFPKGNDTANLMNTMGIFAVGFFMRPVGGWVLGRVGDRKGRKAALTLTVTLMSASAILIAIAPTYAVAGYGGVAVLLLARMLQGLSVGGEYAASATYLTEASAPGQRGFASSFQYVSMTAGQLLGLGLQILLQRTMSEDALHSWAWRIPFIVGALGAGIVFYLRRNMLETEVYAEDEGAKADPARGTIKALLAHKREAFLVIALTMGGTVAYYTYTTYLTKYLSGSAGLSKPTASLVSFCALFIFMCIQPLAGKLSDRIGRRPLLITFAVGSTFLTVPIMTMLKHAGSFWPALGLALLALVVVTGYTSINACVKAELFPTGIRALGVALPYAIANALFGGTAEYVALWFKKGGIESGYYWYVAGCAAVSLIVYITMRETRTIDLHRVGKQDEQTGAGPARVGEPVAD from the coding sequence ATGGGACGAGAGCAATGGAAGAAGATCTGGGTCGGGTCGGCCGGCAACATGGTCGAGTGGTTCGACTGGTTCGTTTATGCCAGTTTTGCGGTCTATTTTGCGGATTCGTTCTTTCCGAAGGGGAATGACACCGCGAACCTCATGAACACCATGGGGATCTTCGCCGTCGGCTTCTTCATGCGCCCGGTGGGTGGCTGGGTGCTCGGCAGGGTCGGGGACCGCAAGGGCCGGAAGGCCGCGCTCACGCTGACCGTCACGCTGATGTCCGCCTCGGCGATCCTGATCGCCATCGCGCCCACCTACGCGGTCGCGGGCTACGGCGGCGTCGCCGTGCTGCTCCTCGCCCGGATGCTCCAGGGGCTGTCGGTCGGCGGGGAGTACGCGGCCAGCGCCACCTATCTCACCGAGGCGTCGGCGCCGGGGCAGCGTGGCTTCGCCTCCAGCTTCCAGTACGTGTCGATGACCGCGGGCCAGCTGCTCGGCCTCGGCCTGCAGATCCTGCTCCAGCGCACCATGTCCGAGGACGCGCTGCACAGCTGGGCCTGGCGGATCCCGTTCATCGTCGGTGCGCTGGGCGCGGGCATCGTCTTCTATCTGCGCCGCAACATGCTGGAGACCGAGGTCTACGCCGAGGACGAGGGCGCCAAGGCCGATCCCGCGCGCGGCACGATCAAGGCGCTGTTGGCCCACAAGCGCGAGGCGTTCCTGGTCATCGCGCTCACCATGGGCGGCACGGTCGCGTACTACACGTACACGACCTACCTCACCAAGTACCTCTCGGGCAGCGCCGGGCTGTCCAAGCCGACCGCTTCCCTGGTCAGCTTCTGCGCCCTCTTCATCTTCATGTGCATCCAGCCGCTCGCCGGAAAGCTGTCCGACCGGATCGGGCGGCGTCCGCTGCTGATCACGTTCGCGGTCGGCTCGACGTTCCTGACCGTGCCGATCATGACGATGCTCAAGCACGCCGGCAGCTTCTGGCCGGCCCTCGGACTCGCCCTGCTGGCGCTGGTCGTGGTCACCGGCTACACCTCGATCAACGCCTGTGTGAAGGCCGAGCTGTTCCCGACCGGTATCCGAGCGCTGGGCGTGGCCCTGCCGTACGCCATCGCCAACGCACTGTTCGGCGGCACCGCGGAATATGTCGCGCTGTGGTTCAAGAAGGGCGGTATCGAGTCCGGCTACTACTGGTACGTCGCCGGCTGCGCCGCCGTCTCGCTGATCGTCTACATCACGATGCGCGAGACCCGCACCATCGATCTGCACCGGGTCGGCAAGCAGGACGAGCAGACGGGAGCCGGCCCGGCGCGGGTGGGCGAACCCGTCGCCGACTGA
- a CDS encoding agmatine deiminase family protein has translation MNTPVADGFRMPPEWARHERTWMAWPGPNFTFGPEGGETLAGARRAWAAVARAVRRFEPVTVVAGPGQSEGARALLGDDIDLVERPLNDAWMRDIGPTFLTDGKGRLGAADWVFNGWGAQDWARWDLDEKIAEQVSTLAGARRYATPLVNEGGGIHVDGEGTVLLTETVQLDPGRNRGRTQEEVEAEIHAHLGTTKAIWLPRGLAADYGRFGTRGHVDIVAAFARPGVVLLHTQPDPDHPDHAICNEIGKLLRSSTDAEGRQLEVVEVPAPTVIEEDGELVDYSYINHYLCNDGVVLCGFDDPRDEEAAAIFRRLFPERTVTLVDARTIFAAGGGIHCITQQQPEV, from the coding sequence ATGAACACCCCAGTCGCCGACGGCTTCCGCATGCCCCCGGAGTGGGCCCGTCACGAGCGCACCTGGATGGCCTGGCCCGGCCCCAACTTCACCTTCGGCCCGGAGGGCGGCGAGACGCTGGCCGGGGCCCGCCGCGCCTGGGCCGCCGTCGCCCGCGCGGTCCGCCGCTTCGAGCCGGTCACCGTCGTCGCGGGACCGGGACAGTCGGAGGGGGCCCGCGCCCTCCTCGGCGACGACATCGACCTAGTCGAACGGCCCCTGAACGACGCCTGGATGCGCGACATCGGCCCCACCTTCCTCACCGACGGCAAGGGCCGGCTCGGCGCCGCCGACTGGGTGTTCAACGGCTGGGGCGCCCAGGACTGGGCCCGCTGGGACCTCGACGAGAAGATCGCCGAACAGGTCTCGACGCTGGCCGGCGCCCGCCGCTACGCCACCCCCCTGGTCAACGAGGGCGGCGGCATCCACGTCGACGGCGAGGGCACCGTCCTGCTCACCGAGACCGTGCAGCTCGACCCGGGCCGCAACCGCGGCCGGACGCAGGAGGAGGTCGAGGCTGAGATCCACGCCCACCTCGGCACCACCAAGGCGATCTGGCTGCCGCGCGGCCTCGCCGCCGACTACGGCCGGTTCGGCACCCGCGGCCATGTCGACATCGTCGCCGCCTTCGCCCGCCCCGGCGTTGTCCTCCTCCACACCCAGCCCGACCCCGACCACCCCGACCACGCGATCTGCAACGAGATCGGCAAGCTGCTGCGCTCCTCGACGGATGCCGAGGGGCGGCAGCTGGAGGTCGTCGAGGTGCCCGCGCCGACCGTCATCGAGGAGGACGGCGAGCTGGTCGACTACTCCTACATCAACCACTACCTCTGCAACGATGGTGTGGTGCTGTGCGGCTTCGACGACCCGCGCGACGAGGAGGCGGCCGCGATCTTCCGCCGGCTCTTCCCCGAGCGGACGGTGACCCTGGTGGACGCCCGTACGATCTTCGCAGCGGGTGGCGGTATCCACTGCATCACCCAGCAGCAGCCCGAGGTCTGA
- a CDS encoding TetR/AcrR family transcriptional regulator, whose protein sequence is MPGPVRRPRRRLSQPREQVLAAAMTTIAAEGLDRLTMAGLGREVGMSSGHILYYFGTKDELLLQTLQWSEEQLGVERRAALSRRVTARERLDALVDLYLPEGHRDPRWTLWLEVWNRSQNADDETRERQLDLELAWHRDLVALLVEGISKGEFRPVDAERFATRTRALLDGFGSQLVVGLPGTDREQVHGHIREFLDESLAPQES, encoded by the coding sequence GTGCCCGGTCCCGTGCGCCGCCCCCGGCGCCGGCTCAGCCAGCCCCGCGAGCAGGTCCTCGCCGCGGCGATGACGACCATCGCCGCGGAGGGCCTGGACCGGCTGACCATGGCCGGTCTGGGCCGCGAGGTCGGCATGAGCAGCGGCCACATCCTCTACTACTTCGGTACGAAGGACGAGCTGCTGCTGCAGACCCTCCAGTGGAGCGAGGAGCAGCTCGGCGTCGAACGCCGGGCTGCCCTCTCCCGCCGCGTCACCGCCCGCGAACGGCTGGACGCGCTGGTCGACCTGTACCTCCCCGAAGGCCACCGCGACCCGCGCTGGACGCTGTGGCTGGAGGTGTGGAACCGCTCCCAGAACGCCGACGACGAGACCCGCGAACGCCAGCTCGACCTCGAACTCGCCTGGCACCGCGACCTGGTGGCCCTCCTCGTCGAAGGCATCTCGAAGGGCGAGTTCCGCCCCGTCGACGCCGAACGCTTCGCCACCCGCACCCGCGCCCTCCTCGACGGCTTCGGCTCCCAGCTCGTCGTCGGCCTCCCGGGCACGGACCGGGAACAAGTGCACGGCCATATACGGGAGTTCCTGGACGAGTCGCTGGCCCCCCAGGAGAGCTGA
- a CDS encoding S28 family serine protease, giving the protein MKNTRHLLLPLLLTGLLAPGVAAPSVATARTGGAPPAMAPAAVSRPAADDIRSRIAAVPGMRVVKENPAPAGYRSFALAYRQPVDHRHPGKGSFEQRLSLLHRSTVRPMVLYTNGYDLTYQEPAFRAEPTRILEGNQLSVEQRYFGTSRPRPTDWSKLDIRQAASDHHRLIRALKTVYRAAWISTGGSKGGMATVYHRRFYPHDVAGSVAYSAPDNTDDRDDTAEDRFLRRVGSPACRSALTAVQRAMLGPRRAEMAVRLARWAAGQGYTFRTIGSADRVLELTALQLPMAFWMQKEETDGCGGIPRPSADGAALYAWFAGVTRLPAYADRHLAPVTASYYQLGTQLGFVSLAAPHLAGMLRYPGIQEVRTCVPRSIPLRFQPDAMPDIDRWVRQHGSGLLFVYGENDPARAEPFRTGRGSRDAHVYLAPHTNHLASIGKLAPRDRARATAALRRWAAVDRPTAS; this is encoded by the coding sequence ATGAAGAACACCAGGCACTTACTCCTGCCGCTGTTGCTGACGGGCCTGCTGGCCCCGGGCGTCGCGGCGCCGTCCGTGGCGACCGCCCGGACCGGCGGGGCGCCCCCGGCCATGGCGCCGGCGGCCGTGTCCCGCCCGGCCGCCGACGACATCCGCAGCAGGATCGCGGCCGTACCGGGGATGCGGGTCGTCAAGGAGAACCCCGCCCCGGCCGGTTACCGCTCCTTCGCGCTGGCCTACCGCCAGCCCGTCGACCACCGGCACCCCGGCAAGGGCAGCTTCGAGCAGCGGCTGTCGCTGCTCCACCGGTCCACCGTCCGGCCGATGGTGCTCTACACCAACGGCTACGACCTCACCTACCAGGAGCCCGCCTTCCGCGCCGAGCCGACCCGGATCCTGGAGGGCAACCAGCTCAGCGTCGAGCAGCGGTACTTCGGCACGTCCCGCCCCCGCCCCACCGACTGGTCGAAACTCGACATCCGGCAGGCGGCGAGCGATCACCACCGGCTGATCCGGGCCCTCAAGACGGTCTACCGCGCCGCCTGGATCTCCACCGGCGGCAGCAAGGGCGGTATGGCCACCGTCTACCACCGGCGCTTCTACCCGCACGATGTGGCCGGCTCCGTCGCGTACTCGGCGCCCGACAACACCGACGACCGGGACGACACCGCCGAGGACCGCTTCCTGCGGCGGGTGGGCTCTCCCGCCTGCCGGAGCGCGCTCACGGCGGTGCAGCGCGCGATGCTGGGGCCCCGGCGCGCGGAGATGGCGGTCCGGCTCGCCCGCTGGGCCGCGGGCCAGGGCTACACGTTCCGCACCATCGGCAGCGCCGACCGGGTACTGGAACTCACCGCGCTCCAGTTGCCCATGGCCTTCTGGATGCAGAAGGAAGAAACGGACGGCTGCGGCGGTATCCCCCGGCCGTCCGCCGACGGCGCCGCGCTGTACGCCTGGTTCGCAGGCGTGACCCGTCTCCCGGCCTATGCCGACCGTCATCTGGCCCCCGTCACCGCGTCCTACTACCAGTTGGGCACCCAGCTCGGCTTCGTGTCGCTCGCCGCCCCGCACCTGGCCGGAATGCTGCGCTACCCCGGAATCCAGGAGGTGCGCACCTGCGTGCCGCGCAGCATTCCGCTGCGTTTCCAGCCGGACGCCATGCCCGACATCGACCGCTGGGTACGGCAGCACGGCAGCGGGCTGCTCTTCGTGTACGGCGAGAACGACCCCGCCCGGGCCGAACCCTTCCGTACGGGCCGGGGCAGCCGGGACGCGCACGTCTACCTGGCCCCGCACACCAACCACCTCGCGAGCATCGGCAAGCTGGCGCCCCGGGACCGCGCACGGGCCACCGCCGCGCTCCGCCGCTGGGCGGCGGTGGACAGGCCGACCGCATCGTGA